The Magallana gigas chromosome 6, xbMagGiga1.1, whole genome shotgun sequence genome includes the window gaagacgatttggctgtttcatATAGCTAATTGTACTAATGTATATCAACAGTAATGTAGTgaaatttacttattttttacaataaatttattaatttgttaaaaaaagatgtaaaaataaataataaaatgctttctttgatgactCATACGGCTTCTGACGGTAGCGTTCATTTCAGGAAAAAATGACATAACCCGCTAtcacttaaagggacttggacatgatttttttttcaaaatttattttttcattttaatgtctAAAATGGTCAATATGGATGTTTTTATTGCTTAGTCAGATTTTGAAAGTCAAAATATCGAGTTAAAAGCAAGTTACAGAGGTTAGAATTCTTTGTTCTGTAAACAAAGCTCTTGACctgttaatgtttacatgtgtattgtattggtataagtttcaatctaatgttgttttttgttgtagataaaattatttatgaacatattgaatcagtttatcttgttttcctcaagttattttgtcaatttttacattatttttaaagaaatatgactcgagctttgtttacaaaatagcaacttctttcctctgtatctcACTTGTAACTTGATttctaaaattgattttttgtaaatcgtctaaaaaacacaaattaatcattttaaacataagaactaaaaatatatttttttcatctcaaatcgtgtctaggcCCCTTTAATtactaaaaaattgttaatactTTTTGATCTAgtaagtaaatatatacattcattgctaacggattttttttctcgaatAAAAACAACATACATTCTTCTACAGTAAATACATGCAAGAAggataatttattattaaaaagaatGATTTGTAGGTATAAAATATGTACACCATTGTAACAGAAACATATCACTTCTTATACATGTTACATCAACTCATTAGCAACCACTGAAAAAacatttacccccccccccctcgctctctctctctctctctctctctctctctctctctctctctctctggtttGAGAACATCTCATCCgccttttttatttacagtCTAGCACTGATTTCCATCGTTTGCTTGAATACACATCCTTTGTGCTTTTTGTTGCTGCAATCTCTAATTAAACCAGTTGGTTATTGTCCAAGACATATTGAGCAAGTGGGTATACATAATATGTATTATACATGCGTGTTGTAAATCACTGCGATCGCCTTGCATATATTGTTTTGACGTCCGGACATTCGGACAGGCATGCGTTTTCTCCGACAATCGTCGCTTTGCAGGAAAGTTGAGGTTTCAAAATCCTTTAAAACGTAAGAGAGTTTTAAGGCACCCCCTTGAAAGGCAGTTCGTATCTCATCTTAGACCAGAAGAACTTGTCGTCTGGACAGAGCACGCGTTTACCCTCCATTCGAGACTTCCATGGgtccaattttattttttctcgcACGCTCTCGTTCCATAACAAATATATGACACGTCCATGCAGATTGTCGCTCGCTCGATGTTCTATCTCTGCTTGATCTGCCTCAAAGATATTCTTTTCAtcattgaaaaaatcattagttAGTATAAACACTATTCGTCTGCATTGTTTCATATGGGTGACTAATTCATCGTACATATCTGTACCAGCATTGAGATCTCGCTCGAAATAAAAGACTTTGAACTTTCTTTTCTGATTTTCTTCCAGTTTGCGAAGGAACTTTGATTTCACCCATTGTCTAGCCTGTAAATCGTGTTCGTAATGGGATACATAGATGTCGTATTGACGTGGTTCTTCCAAATCCACGCGATACTTGTCGGCAGGGTGCACTCCGAAGAGTCGAAACATCAGAACCTTTGTCTCGTACGGACACCGTCTGGCCGTGACGACTGCCCCGATGATTATTGCGATGAGGATGCCAACGACGACACTGATTATAATGATGAGGTTCTCAAAGCTGCATTTGAGCAAAGAATCGGTGATGTCGCGTATAAAATAACGCTCGCTGCCGTCATCGTATTCACACTGGGCATTGTAAGCAGGAGCGTTTGAATCCAGATTTAACCACTGGGCCATCCAAGTCATGTTGCAGTTACACTCAAAGCGATTGGAACCGATGCGAACCTTATTCGTCTTGAAATACTGGATTTCTTTCGGCACATATTTGAGATAATTATGTGAGAGATCTAGATATTGTCTGTCAGACATGGACGTGAGAGCTTTTGGATCAATATGTACTAGTTTGTTGAAGGAGAGAGTTAGATTTACGAGTTGTGGAAGGTAATCCCTTTGTTCTAGTAACGCGATGTAGTGTCCATCCAGATGTAAGGATATCTTGCCGTTCTTGGACGTTGGAAGAGTTAAAGGGAGTGTGTTCATTGGTTGTTGGTTAGAACCGTACATGAAACTACAGTTCACGTGAAGATATCCATAATAAGGCCGCTCCTGACAGATACAGCCGTCGGGACAGTTTTCGGTGACGTTACACACAAACTGCTCAAGGGGAATATCATGAAGGAAATCTTCTTGAGACAAGGAATCAGGAGAGTTACACCGGTATCGGAACTCTTCCACTCTATAGAAATAAAACAGCGAATCGCGCAAATAAGATGCAAACGGATATACATTACAGTCACAGAAAAAAGGGTTTTCAGAagcattgattttaaaagacaAGTATTCTACGAATGTATTTCCTTGGAAACCCGGAttgaatatatgtacaacatCATCAATATGAATGTTTGTTATGTTGTTAAAACTTAACTTGACGTCGTACTCAAAGGGCGAAACCAGATCGTATGTCCAGTTAGGCGAGTTCCGGAATTCCGAGATATGATTGTATTCGAGGTCAAACACCAAATCCTCGCCGTCCGTTGGGTCCGTTTCCGGTATAAATGGCCATGGTTCTCCGTATGTAAGAGCATTATGGGAAACGTTTACAGTTTGTAAAACTCGGAGGTTCCTTGAGAAAGCGTCTGGTCCGATAAAGGAAATGTTGTTAAACTGGAGCTCAATCACCTTTACGTTGTCCAGATATTCAAAAGTTCCGTCCTCAATACGTTCGAGCCGATTATTTGCGATGTTGAAAGACTCCAACCCTCTTTTGTATTCCAGTAAAAATGGTGACAGCGCGGAAATATAATTTCCTGATAACGATAAAGATTTCAGGTTATAGAAATCTTCTAATGCATTGTGGGAAACCTCTTCTATTCCTAAGTCATCCATTAAGAGATGGTGAACACTTTTGTCGCAATTGCTAAACGTGTCGTTTGAAACAATCTTCATCCTTGTAAGAAATTTCAGAGTTGTTTCATTGTTTCCTGCCCACTGTAAGACGGGGCACATGTCACATAAACCAACAAGAAACATCAACATTAAGAATACAGATAGGCTAGAAAGCATCGATATTCCTTTCCGCATCATGGTGAAGTGTCAAATGTGGAACACCCAATTGAAAGGGAATttgtattttcatgtttttaaatacccagcgctgggtttttttttcagacttgGGGGAATTCCCAAAAGTTCCAACCATGATCTTAATTGGATACTGTTAGCACTAATACTCTTTTTGAATTTAAAGTTCATGTCTACACATTTAAAAGACTTTACAAATAACATGGAAATGGCTCTTAGTGTCGTATTAtacgattttaaataaaatgggaCCAATTTACATAAATTTACGCATGTCAGGTATGTAGTGAATAGACAATATTCCTTCTTAACGTATATGTTTCGCAATATAAATGGGAATGCTGACTCTTGGGTAAGAGAAACCTCTGAAATCCACAATTTGCCCCAACCCGATATTTTGAATacaatataagtacatgtagctaCCCGCTATAGCCCCCTGTTAACCATGTCTTTCACTAAGAAAGGATGGTGATCTATAACATCATTCTTCCTTATGAATTCGAATATATATACCTTTATGTGCGCTTAATAAGTTATGCATTAAGTTTTAGATAAATATGCCTAAACTTACTGGTGTTAAATGAACTAAATAACGGTTATTTTATCCCCCCAATCctcattttttctctcaagTTTTACACTGGGAGACACGGCGTATGGATAGTGTCgtgtgtaaatacatgtagacgTTATCACTCGAAATATACCACGCGTTGTGGTGTAATCACTTCCTAATAAAAGTTGcaattataaaaataaggaaCAATCAGATCCTCATATTTACACtcagttatttttaaaaaaagattttgatcTGTATATCAGCATACGATGGTTATAAATTGGTTTTCATAACTACATTGTAAGATGAAAAAATTTATGGA containing:
- the LOC105343858 gene encoding protein toll — protein: MMRKGISMLSSLSVFLMLMFLVGLCDMCPVLQWAGNNETTLKFLTRMKIVSNDTFSNCDKSVHHLLMDDLGIEEVSHNALEDFYNLKSLSLSGNYISALSPFLLEYKRGLESFNIANNRLERIEDGTFEYLDNVKVIELQFNNISFIGPDAFSRNLRVLQTVNVSHNALTYGEPWPFIPETDPTDGEDLVFDLEYNHISEFRNSPNWTYDLVSPFEYDVKLSFNNITNIHIDDVVHIFNPGFQGNTFVEYLSFKINASENPFFCDCNVYPFASYLRDSLFYFYRVEEFRYRCNSPDSLSQEDFLHDIPLEQFVCNVTENCPDGCICQERPYYGYLHVNCSFMYGSNQQPMNTLPLTLPTSKNGKISLHLDGHYIALLEQRDYLPQLVNLTLSFNKLVHIDPKALTSMSDRQYLDLSHNYLKYVPKEIQYFKTNKVRIGSNRFECNCNMTWMAQWLNLDSNAPAYNAQCEYDDGSERYFIRDITDSLLKCSFENLIIIISVVVGILIAIIIGAVVTARRCPYETKVLMFRLFGVHPADKYRVDLEEPRQYDIYVSHYEHDLQARQWVKSKFLRKLEENQKRKFKVFYFERDLNAGTDMYDELVTHMKQCRRIVFILTNDFFNDEKNIFEADQAEIEHRASDNLHGRVIYLLWNESVREKIKLDPWKSRMEGKRVLCPDDKFFWSKMRYELPFKGVP